One Candidatus Binataceae bacterium genomic region harbors:
- a CDS encoding ABC transporter permease, protein MNLNRVLAIGRKEVVQIRRDPRSLAIVFLMPVMLMVLMGNGISLDQKNVPVCVFDREGSQQSQDLLKHFQASQYFRIVMVNSDYRSLTAAIDSGHCSLGVVIPNDFSEQLRKGGTVEVQGIVDAIDDNTANLIFGYAESVVAGYSADVQIQYFQSHGLTEIQAPISIDSRTWFNEDLDSSNFIVPGVVVLVMVVVGTFLTSLTMAREWERGTMEQLISTPVTPLEVMIGKLVPYFVLGLLDTAFCAVIAVWWFKVPFRGSVWLMLLATSLFLAAVLLLGFWISAATKSQLAASQISLVTSFLPAFLLSGFVFPIDQMPIVIRAITLVFPARYYLSLLKVIFLKGTGLGPLLPQLLALSMFAAILATLALRSFKKSL, encoded by the coding sequence ATGAACCTGAATCGCGTACTCGCGATCGGGCGCAAGGAAGTGGTGCAGATTCGCCGCGATCCGCGCAGCCTCGCGATCGTGTTTCTCATGCCGGTGATGCTGATGGTGCTGATGGGGAATGGAATCAGTCTCGATCAGAAGAACGTGCCGGTGTGCGTCTTTGATCGCGAGGGCAGCCAGCAGAGCCAGGACCTGCTCAAGCATTTCCAGGCCTCGCAGTACTTTCGAATTGTCATGGTGAATAGCGACTATCGCAGTCTGACTGCCGCGATCGATTCGGGGCATTGCAGTCTCGGTGTGGTCATACCCAACGACTTCTCCGAGCAGCTTCGCAAGGGCGGCACCGTCGAGGTGCAGGGGATCGTCGATGCTATCGACGACAATACCGCCAACCTGATCTTCGGCTACGCCGAATCGGTCGTGGCGGGATATTCGGCAGACGTCCAAATTCAGTATTTTCAGTCCCATGGCCTGACGGAAATCCAGGCTCCAATTTCGATCGATTCGCGCACCTGGTTCAACGAGGACCTCGACAGCAGCAACTTCATCGTGCCCGGGGTGGTGGTGCTGGTGATGGTAGTGGTGGGAACCTTCCTGACCTCGCTGACCATGGCGCGCGAGTGGGAGCGGGGCACGATGGAGCAGCTGATATCGACGCCCGTCACGCCGTTGGAGGTCATGATCGGCAAATTGGTCCCGTACTTTGTGTTGGGCCTGCTCGACACCGCATTCTGCGCGGTAATCGCCGTGTGGTGGTTTAAGGTGCCGTTCCGCGGCTCGGTTTGGCTGATGCTGCTCGCCACCTCGCTCTTTCTGGCGGCGGTATTGTTGCTGGGATTCTGGATTTCCGCCGCAACCAAATCGCAACTCGCGGCTAGCCAGATTTCGCTGGTGACCAGCTTTCTCCCCGCCTTCCTGCTTTCCGGATTTGTGTTTCCTATCGACCAGATGCCAATCGTCATCCGAGCCATCACACTTGTGTTCCCGGCTCGCTACTACTTGTCGCTGCTGAAGGTCATCTTCCTGAAGGGGACAGGTCTCGGACCATTGCTCCCGCAGCTCCTGGCATTGAGCATGTTTGCCGCGATTCTGGCCACCCTCGCGCTGCGGTCTTTCAAGAAGTCCCTCTAG